The following are encoded in a window of Paenibacillus polymyxa genomic DNA:
- a CDS encoding methionine ABC transporter ATP-binding protein: MITLHQVSKHYTTSSGQFHAVQSVSLQVEEGEIHGIIGASGAGKSTLLRLMNVLERPDEGNVVVNGEELTSMPEKRLREARRSIGMIFQHYHLVHNRTVSGNVAMPLELAGVAKKERAERVRECLQFVGLADKAEQYPAQLSGGQKQRVAIARALANRPAVLLCDEPTSALDPQTTADILGVLREINRELGVTIVIVTHDMDVVRNICTRVSEMRDGQLLSTQRVADTAVGSTAGAGEADE; encoded by the coding sequence ATGATTACGCTGCATCAGGTAAGCAAGCATTATACCACCTCAAGCGGCCAATTTCATGCGGTTCAATCCGTGTCCCTTCAAGTGGAGGAGGGGGAAATTCACGGTATCATAGGTGCCAGCGGTGCCGGCAAGTCTACGTTGCTCCGGTTGATGAATGTATTGGAAAGGCCGGATGAGGGAAACGTGGTTGTAAACGGGGAAGAGCTGACTAGCATGCCGGAAAAACGTCTCCGAGAAGCGCGGCGATCCATAGGGATGATTTTTCAGCATTATCATCTTGTTCACAATCGGACGGTCAGTGGAAATGTGGCAATGCCGTTAGAGCTGGCAGGTGTCGCGAAAAAAGAGAGAGCGGAACGTGTGCGCGAATGCCTGCAATTCGTCGGTTTAGCTGATAAAGCAGAACAGTATCCGGCACAACTGAGCGGAGGCCAAAAGCAACGTGTGGCGATAGCCAGAGCGCTGGCGAATCGACCTGCGGTGCTGCTGTGTGATGAGCCAACCTCGGCGCTTGATCCGCAGACGACCGCGGATATTTTGGGCGTGTTACGGGAGATCAACCGTGAACTGGGAGTTACTATTGTAATCGTAACGCACGATATGGACGTGGTACGCAATATTTGTACCCGTGTATCAGAAATGCGAGATGGGCAGCTACTTTCAACGCAGCGTGTAGCTGACACCGCGGTAGGTTCAACAGCGGGAGCAGGTGAAGCTGATGAATGA
- a CDS encoding ECF transporter S component: protein MNTAVRASKGLKLTDILVTIVISVVFGLVYKIWGPAYDLMKPFGLHAEQLMYGMWFMAGTFAYLIIRKPGVAILAEVAAATVSAFLGSEWGMSTLYYGLLQGLGAELFFAAFLYRNANLWVASLAAAGAAVTSLILDFSYGYIDQLSTWNYVLYIGFRMIGSIVIAGVFAFYLAKALEVTGVTRSLRPATEQDYKGLD, encoded by the coding sequence ATGAATACTGCTGTAAGAGCGTCCAAAGGGTTGAAGCTGACTGATATTTTGGTCACGATTGTGATATCTGTTGTGTTCGGGTTGGTCTACAAAATATGGGGACCTGCCTATGATTTGATGAAACCATTTGGTCTACACGCCGAGCAACTGATGTATGGCATGTGGTTTATGGCAGGCACGTTTGCTTATCTCATCATTCGCAAGCCGGGTGTTGCGATTTTGGCAGAGGTGGCAGCGGCGACGGTCAGCGCTTTTTTGGGAAGCGAATGGGGCATGTCCACCTTGTACTATGGCCTGCTGCAAGGCTTGGGAGCGGAGCTGTTTTTTGCGGCTTTTCTGTATCGGAACGCAAACCTGTGGGTTGCTTCGTTAGCTGCGGCCGGGGCGGCTGTCACTTCTCTGATTTTAGACTTCAGTTACGGGTATATTGATCAGCTATCGACCTGGAACTATGTTTTGTATATTGGATTTCGGATGATTGGCAGTATTGTGATTGCCGGGGTATTCGCGTTCTATCTGGCTAAGGCATTGGAGGTAACCGGAGTTACACGAAGTTTGAGACCTGCAACGGAACAAGATTATAAGGGGCTGGATTGA
- a CDS encoding energy-coupling factor transporter transmembrane component T family protein → MNLSFPHHKTWLHRVNPGLKLVLFSILFVVVIVIHDPNVMFNVACTMLLLLVWSGHPWKRLLLYGSPFILVFISTSTGMMMFGKGVTTWWSWGLIHVTQESFYRGMHLGFRALSMAAVGLLFGLTTRPVDLFYSLMQQWRLPPKYAYSFLAAMRLMPMMVEEFQALRQAHRIRGLHQHVSKWNMYATLRRYAIPLLAQSIRRAQRIAIAMEAKGFANETKRTYYYAIGYSAVDILFVFYFVVMLTLAWGLGIRYPYVGVWDVR, encoded by the coding sequence ATGAACCTGTCCTTTCCCCATCATAAAACATGGCTGCATCGCGTGAATCCGGGCTTAAAGCTCGTGTTGTTTTCCATACTGTTTGTGGTCGTTATAGTCATTCATGATCCGAATGTCATGTTTAATGTTGCGTGTACTATGTTGCTGCTGCTTGTCTGGTCAGGCCATCCATGGAAGCGGCTGCTGCTGTACGGATCTCCCTTTATATTGGTGTTTATTTCAACTTCAACGGGCATGATGATGTTCGGCAAAGGGGTGACGACCTGGTGGTCATGGGGCTTGATCCATGTGACGCAGGAAAGCTTTTACCGAGGCATGCATCTGGGCTTTCGTGCGCTGAGTATGGCTGCGGTAGGGTTGCTGTTTGGTTTAACGACTCGTCCGGTGGACCTTTTTTATTCACTGATGCAGCAATGGAGGCTCCCTCCGAAGTATGCGTACAGCTTCTTGGCAGCCATGCGGTTAATGCCCATGATGGTGGAGGAATTCCAGGCATTGAGACAAGCACACCGCATTCGAGGCTTACATCAGCATGTGTCCAAATGGAATATGTATGCCACACTCCGCAGATATGCGATTCCGCTGCTCGCTCAAAGTATCCGGCGTGCGCAGCGCATTGCTATTGCTATGGAAGCCAAGGGTTTTGCTAATGAAACCAAGCGCACGTATTATTATGCGATTGGCTATTCGGCTGTAGATATTTTATTTGTTTTCTATTTTGTGGTGATGCTTACGCTGGCTTGGGGACTCGGTATCCGCTATCCTTATGTAGGGGTATGGGATGTACGTTAA
- a CDS encoding ABC transporter ATP-binding protein: MSRATEDVVASITRLRLKFPGEQELLFHNMSLSVHKGEKLLLLGPSGCGKSTLLQVLSGLIPRTIEVPMKCDAAVIPSVSGIVFQDPDTQFCMSYADEELAFVLENNQVPREQMQSRIRELLIQVGLSTDDIHMPIGNMSQGMKQRLAIASVLAMEPEVLFLDEPTALLDEEGTTQVWDTIRNISVDQTLVIVEHKINEIVHDVDRIVVLSAQGEIIADGRAEEVFHVHRQALSEYGVWYPGVWNESSSPRWSESVTQQNGTGNGTGIDLLELEHFSGLRGLSSVIYVEHVQVKPGDWIGVVGENGAGKSSLLLSMMRLLRTQGRYSVRGIEAGSTEQLAERIGFAFQNPELQFVTHTVRKELEYSLPKSLFSAEQCRERVDRMLVQFGLERLDERHPYQLSLGQKRRLSIATAMIREPEVLLLDEPTFGQDAQNTFVMLDMLEQLRAAGTAIVMVTHDPEIVRRYCTDIWRIQKGELQYEPVLSPS, from the coding sequence ATGAGCCGGGCAACCGAAGATGTGGTGGCTTCGATCACCCGTCTACGGTTGAAATTCCCCGGTGAGCAAGAGCTGCTTTTTCACAATATGTCTTTGTCTGTCCACAAGGGGGAAAAGCTGCTGCTACTGGGACCGAGTGGATGCGGTAAATCAACACTGCTCCAAGTGTTAAGCGGTCTGATTCCACGCACGATAGAAGTGCCCATGAAATGCGATGCTGCTGTAATCCCAAGTGTCTCAGGTATTGTATTTCAAGATCCTGATACGCAGTTCTGTATGTCATATGCAGACGAGGAACTGGCTTTTGTGTTGGAAAATAATCAGGTTCCCCGGGAACAGATGCAATCCCGTATTCGCGAGCTGCTGATACAGGTTGGTCTATCGACGGATGATATACACATGCCCATTGGCAACATGTCACAGGGAATGAAGCAGCGTTTGGCGATTGCGTCTGTGCTGGCTATGGAGCCAGAAGTGCTTTTTCTGGATGAGCCGACGGCTTTGTTGGACGAGGAAGGCACTACACAGGTGTGGGATACCATTCGCAATATTTCGGTAGACCAGACACTGGTGATCGTAGAGCATAAAATTAATGAAATCGTCCACGATGTGGATCGGATTGTAGTGCTTTCTGCCCAAGGGGAGATCATTGCGGATGGAAGGGCGGAAGAAGTATTTCATGTGCATCGGCAGGCATTGTCCGAGTATGGCGTGTGGTACCCGGGAGTATGGAATGAATCGTCTTCGCCACGTTGGAGTGAATCAGTGACACAGCAGAATGGTACGGGGAATGGTACGGGGATTGATTTGCTGGAGCTGGAACATTTTAGTGGTCTCCGCGGTTTAAGTTCAGTGATTTATGTGGAGCATGTCCAGGTGAAGCCTGGAGACTGGATTGGCGTGGTCGGTGAAAACGGGGCTGGCAAAAGCTCGCTGCTGCTCTCCATGATGCGTTTACTTCGCACACAGGGACGTTATAGCGTGCGCGGAATTGAGGCAGGCAGTACGGAACAACTGGCAGAGCGTATCGGGTTCGCGTTTCAAAATCCCGAGCTGCAATTCGTAACGCATACCGTACGAAAGGAACTAGAGTATTCGTTACCCAAGAGCTTGTTTAGTGCTGAACAGTGCCGGGAGCGGGTGGATCGGATGCTCGTACAGTTCGGATTGGAGCGGCTGGACGAGCGTCATCCGTATCAGCTTTCGTTAGGCCAAAAAAGGCGGTTGAGTATTGCTACGGCCATGATCCGTGAGCCGGAAGTGTTGCTGCTGGATGAACCGACTTTTGGTCAGGATGCGCAAAATACCTTTGTCATGCTGGATATGTTGGAGCAGTTGAGAGCGGCAGGCACGGCCATTGTGATGGTCACGCATGACCCGGAAATTGTCCGTCGATATTGTACCGATATATGGCGGATTCAGAAAGGGGAACTACAGTATGAACCTGTCCTTTCCCCATCATAA
- a CDS encoding MetQ/NlpA family ABC transporter substrate-binding protein: protein MSRKNNMKTNLKLLTLFAVVMLLVAGCGGQKQAAPETQSKEANSQKEVTLKVATLIPPMTDVLDIVKPLLKQDGVNLEIVVLSDNIQPNNALASREVDANFFQHAPFMQQYNESNKSDLVAIKPIYNAIYGAYSKKYKNVKDLPEGATIAIANDPANTGRSLVMMEQNGLIKLKEGVGYNATQADIIENKKKFVFKEVDLLMLARSLDDVDMAAMYPAYAKPLGLTPKKDALITEKDDTHFAINLVARKDNADSDAIQKLAKRMTGPEVRKFFEDNYKDSVVPAF, encoded by the coding sequence ATGAGTCGGAAAAACAACATGAAAACGAACTTGAAATTACTTACACTATTTGCTGTCGTTATGCTACTGGTTGCCGGATGCGGTGGTCAAAAGCAGGCTGCTCCAGAAACACAGTCTAAAGAAGCAAATTCCCAAAAAGAAGTGACCTTGAAAGTAGCAACGCTAATCCCACCGATGACAGATGTGCTGGATATCGTGAAGCCGCTGCTTAAACAGGACGGAGTCAATCTGGAAATCGTCGTGCTTTCAGACAATATCCAACCGAACAACGCATTGGCAAGCCGGGAAGTAGATGCTAACTTCTTTCAGCATGCTCCTTTTATGCAACAATATAATGAAAGCAACAAGTCTGATTTGGTGGCGATAAAACCTATTTACAACGCTATTTACGGCGCGTACTCCAAAAAATACAAGAACGTTAAAGACCTGCCGGAAGGTGCGACTATTGCCATTGCCAATGACCCGGCCAATACTGGACGTTCTTTAGTAATGATGGAGCAAAACGGTTTGATCAAGCTTAAAGAAGGCGTAGGCTATAATGCTACACAGGCTGATATTATTGAAAATAAGAAAAAATTTGTGTTTAAAGAAGTGGATTTGTTGATGCTAGCGCGGTCACTGGATGATGTGGACATGGCTGCCATGTATCCCGCATATGCCAAGCCGCTCGGTCTGACACCGAAGAAGGACGCGCTGATTACCGAAAAAGACGATACGCACTTTGCCATTAATCTGGTAGCGCGTAAGGATAATGCAGATTCCGATGCTATTCAAAAGCTGGCAAAGCGAATGACTGGACCGGAAGTACGTAAATTTTTTGAGGACAATTACAAGGACAGCGTTGTTCCAGCATTTTAA
- a CDS encoding methionine ABC transporter permease, with translation MNEMLSIIAQYQSEIWKAIGETFIMVGISIAAAVLLGLPAGTILYLCGKGQKYENRLLFTLLNSVVNVIRSFPFLLLVVFMIPFTRLVVGTALGTMAATVPLSVVAIAYYSRLVEQSLLEVPKGVIEAATSMGASTLQLIFKFLYVEARSGLVLGLTTSTISFISYSTVMGIVGGGGVGDFAIRYGYQRFETGLMAFTIVVMIIFVQTIQFTGSTISRRIDKR, from the coding sequence ATGAATGAAATGCTGAGCATCATTGCGCAATATCAGTCTGAGATATGGAAAGCCATCGGAGAGACGTTTATCATGGTGGGGATTTCTATCGCAGCAGCTGTACTGTTAGGGCTTCCGGCAGGAACGATTTTGTATTTGTGTGGTAAAGGGCAAAAATATGAAAATCGACTGCTGTTCACCCTATTGAACAGTGTGGTCAATGTTATCCGCTCATTCCCATTTTTGCTGCTCGTCGTGTTTATGATTCCATTTACACGTCTGGTCGTAGGGACGGCGCTGGGCACGATGGCTGCAACGGTTCCCTTGTCAGTGGTGGCCATCGCCTATTATTCGAGGCTGGTGGAGCAATCATTGCTCGAGGTGCCCAAAGGTGTAATTGAAGCCGCTACTTCTATGGGGGCATCCACCCTCCAGCTTATTTTTAAATTTCTGTACGTGGAGGCTCGTTCCGGGCTTGTACTGGGTTTGACCACGTCCACCATTAGCTTCATCTCCTACTCCACGGTGATGGGCATTGTGGGCGGCGGCGGGGTAGGCGATTTTGCCATCCGCTACGGTTACCAGCGTTTTGAAACAGGCTTGATGGCGTTCACCATCGTTGTCATGATTATTTTCGTACAAACGATCCAGTTCACCGGAAGCACCATATCCCGCCGGATCGACAAGCGGTAA